Proteins from a genomic interval of Paenibacillus lentus:
- the spoVAE gene encoding stage V sporulation protein AE — MIFLWAFIIGGLFCVVGQLMFDVLKLTPAHTMSTLVVIGALMDAFGWYDPLVKFAGAGASVPITSFGNSLVHGALTELQNDGWIGVITGIFEVTSAGISAAIIFSFLAALVVRPRG, encoded by the coding sequence ATGATTTTTCTATGGGCGTTTATCATTGGGGGACTGTTTTGCGTCGTCGGGCAATTAATGTTCGATGTTCTTAAACTCACTCCCGCTCACACGATGAGCACATTAGTTGTAATAGGAGCTCTAATGGATGCATTCGGCTGGTATGATCCACTTGTTAAATTCGCAGGGGCAGGAGCTTCTGTACCGATTACAAGCTTCGGAAATTCGCTCGTTCACGGCGCTTTGACCGAGCTGCAGAATGATGGCTGGATCGGGGTTATTACCGGGATCTTCGAAGTTACCAGCGCGGGTATCTCGGCGGCGATAATTTTCTCCTTTCTCGCCGCGCTTGTCGTACGTCCGAGAGGATAA